The following are encoded in a window of Helicoverpa armigera isolate CAAS_96S chromosome 24, ASM3070526v1, whole genome shotgun sequence genomic DNA:
- the LOC110379297 gene encoding structural maintenance of chromosomes protein 4: MQKTKKRRGEEEAMDIEEEPNGGPSTSDENHLLEGDIDHISDDEEGGIRIGDIYIPPAPKPALTFDTTGPRLIITHIVNENFKSYAGVQTLGPFHKSFTAIIGPNGSGKSNVIDSMLFVFGYRATKIRSKKISVLIHSSSKYPNISSASVAVHFCRIIDGEGEDFTIVPDSEIVVSRTAFRDSSSYYTLNGKRVQFKEVAKMLSFHGIDLTHNRFLILQGEVEQIAMMKPKAVNEHEGGMLEYLEDIIGTSRYKEPIDKLAIKVEEYTEMRKEKLNRVRLVEQEKIKLEQPMREAVDLMNLTNTTLRTRNMLLQKYIHETHKIIETKEQDLQDLKENLAAVDAKLKKIQDELQEKTGVLKAGTQKYDVLQKKKEEITEKLQACKRKTVTTQADLTQSNKKKKNLDQLVEQEKGKLIDLELIPEKNEREIADCENLLVRHTEQKAKAEEELQTAVASVRTKTQGLQEKKDRLQSKLIGLKKIVDEANNKCKLAESELKIYLSTEQKEIEKLKNMKEAFEKASAALDEKKPLQDELSRSVPENEGRLNEINTKLQRLKKEEGQIISEVRPLRAQLEESRQAMSANTSRDRVLNALMNEKRQGRMPGIFGRLGDLGGIDNKYDVAISTCCGALDNIVVDTVETAQACVEHLKQHDIGRATFIALDKQEHLKQTYERRLQFPENAPRLFDLVNVKDQRVLPAFYYALRDTLVANDLEQASRIAYGHTRYRVVTLKGDVIEIAGTMSGGGKTTMRGRMSSSVQQDTSEQDPRVMQANEEKLARLERRLVEIRNEQSELEETLSSLQRTVREGKTTLNKLNIELKSLIEQVPVMKNQIKQQEAKVASSRVDPQQKAYLEATVEAATEKLNKAKEDAGEVEEQVQEVDTQISAVAGGKVKDLQKTVTELTKKIDKINSEITKLKVAINTSKRNAKKSKDKIQQMEADLKETEKNLETLNNQKKQLTLESSQLQKDLEEVDEQISEGTDEFSELKQEIQKLQSKENKVKAERLESNNLVTKMEKTIYDCQGKTPMWEKELKSLKLEDPGIEGIPGIEPIVPLKRHTPEELEDAEVEELRNRLTAQKNRIGDKKPNLQAIQDYKAKEELYLRRAAELDEITTRRNEMRALYDELRKKRTTDFLRGFNTITAKLKEMYQMITLGGDAELELVDSLDPFTEGIVFSVRPPNKSWKNISNLSGGEKTLSSLALVFALHYYKPTPLYVMDEIDAALDFKNVSIVANYIKERTKNAQFIIISLRYNMFEVSNRLVGIYKTEDCTKSVTIENKIPDPLPNDIAV; encoded by the exons ATGCAGAAGACAAAAAAGCGTAGGGGAGAGGAGGAAGCGATGGATATCGAAGAGGAGCCAAATGGCGGGCCTTCCACTTCAGATGAAAATCACTTACTAGAAGGTGATATAGACCATATATCGGATGACGAAGAAGGTGGTATACGTATTGGGGACATCTATATACCGCCAGCGCCGAAACCCGCGCTTACTTTTGACACTACAGGCCCAAGGCTTATTATAACACACATAGTCAATGAAAATTTCAAGAGTTACGCCGGTGTACAGACCTTGGGACCTTTTCATAAG AGTTTCACAGCAATCATCGGCCCCAACGGCAGTGGAAAGAGCAACGTAATAGACTCCATGCTGTTTGTGTTTGGGTACCGAGCTACGAAGATCAGATCCAAGAAGATTTCGGTCCTCATCCACTCTTCCAGCAAGTACCCTAATATTTCCAGTGCTTCGGTTGCCGTTCACTTCTGTCGGATTATTGATGGG GAAGGTGAAGACTTCACAATAGTACCAGACAGTGAGATAGTAGTTTCTAGAACAGCCTTCAGAGACAGCTCCTCGTATTACACCCTGAATGGAAAGAGGGTGCAGTTCAAAGAGGTTGCTAAGATGTTGAGTTTCCATGGCATCGATTTGACTCATAATCGGTTCTTGATTTTACAG GGTGAAGTAGAACAAATTGCAATGATGAAACCAAAAGCAGTGAATGAACATGAAGGAGGCATGTTGGAGTACTTAGAAGATATTATTGGCACATCCAGATATAAG GAACCCATAGACAAATTAGCAATAAAAGTAGAAGAGTACACAGAGATGCGTAAAGAGAAACTCAACAGGGTACGTCTGGTTGAACAAGAGAAGATCAAACTGGAACAGCCAATGAGAGAAGCGGTTGATCTCATGAACTTGACTAACACTACTTTGAGGACTAGGAATATGCTGCTGCAGAAATATAT CCATGAAACCCACAAAATAATAGAAACGAAAGAGCAAGACTTACAAGATTTGAAAGAGAATTTGGCGGCTGTAGAtgcaaaactgaaaaaaattcAAGATGAATTACAGGAGAAAACTGGCGTTCTTAAAGCTGGTACACA AAAATACGACGTccttcaaaagaaaaaagaggAGATAACAGAAAAGTTACAAGCTTGTAAACGCAAGACCGTGACAACGCAAGCCGAtttaactcaaagtaataagaaaaagaagaatcTAGACCAATTGGTTGAGCAGGAGAAAGGAAAGCTTATTGATTTGGAACTT ATACCAGAAAAGAACGAAAGAGAGATAGCAGACTGCGAGAACCTCCTTGTCAGACATACAGAGCAGAAAGCTAAGGCTGAAGAGGAATTGCAAACAGCGGTCGCTAGTGTCAG AACAAAAACCCAAGGACTACAAGAAAAGAAAGACCGTCTCCAATCCAAACTAATAGGTTTGAAGAAGATAGTAGACGAAGCTAACAATAAGTGCAAGCTAGCTGAGTCTGAACTCAAGATATACTTGAGCACAGAACAGAAGGAAATTGAAAAATTGAAGAACATGAAAGAAGCGTTCGAAAAAGCTTCTGCGGCTTTGGATGAGAAGAAACC TTTACAAGACGAGTTGTCGCGATCTGTACCAGAAAACGAAGGTAGATTGAACGAAATTAACACTAAACTGCAGAGACTCAAGAAAGAAGAAGGACAGATTATAAGCGAAGTTAGACCATTGAG ggCTCAATTAGAAGAATCTCGTCAAGCGATGAGCGCTAACACTTCGCGTGACAGAGTGCTCAATGCGCTCATGAATGAGAAGAGACAGGGCAGAATGCCCGGGATATTTGGACGATTG GGCGATCTTGGCGGCATAGACAATAAATACGACGTCGCGATCTCAACATGTTGCGGTGCATTAGATAACATAGTCGTCGACACGGTGGAAACCGCCCAAGCTTGTGTGGAACATTTGAAGCAACACGATATAGGACGCGCTACGTTCATCGCTTTGGATAAGCAGGAGCATTTGAAACAGACGTATGAGAGGAGGCTGCAgtt CCCAGAAAACGCCCCCCGTCTCTTCGACCTAGTAAACGTGAAAGACCAGCGAGTCCTCCCGGCGTTCTACTACGCATTACGCGACACACTGGTCGCCAACGACCTGGAGCAAGCGTCCCGCATCGCGTACGGACACACGCGGTACAGGGTCGTTACATTGAAGGGAGATGTCATCGAAATCGCCG gTACAATGTCCGGTGGTGGTAAGACCACGATGCGAGGCAGGATGTCCAGCTCAGTACAACAGGACACCAGTGAACAGGACCCAAGGGTTATGCAAGCTAATGAGGAGAAACTTGCGAGGTTGGAACGAAG GTTAGTAGAAATACGCAACGAGCAATCGGAGCTAGAAGAGACATTATCCTCGTTACAGCGTACAGTACGCGAAGGGAAAACTACGCTCAACAAACTGAATATAGAACTCAAGAGTTTGATCGAACAAGTGCCCGTTATGAAG AATCAAATAAAGCAGCAAGAAGCTAAAGTAGCGTCCAGTAGAGTGGACCCGCAACAGAAAGCTTACTTGGAGGCCACCGTTGAGGCGGCCACTGAGAAACTTAACAAGGCTAAAGAAGATGCTGGTGAA GTAGAAGAGCAAGTACAAGAGGTCGACACACAAATATCGGCAGTCGCAGGCGGCAAAGTAAAagatttacaaaagacagttaCTGAGCTCACCAAGAAAATAGACAAAATCAACTCTGAAATCACTAAGCTTAAAGTCGCTATTAATACCAGCAAGAG AAATGCAAAGAAATCGAAAGACAAAATCCAGCAAATGGAAGCAGACTTAAAAGAGACTGAGAAGAATTTGGAAACACTGAACAATCAGAAGAAACAACTCACCTTGGAAAGTTCACAATTACAGAAGGATTTAGAAGAA GTAGACGAGCAAATAAGCGAAGGAACAGATGAATTTTCGGAGCTAAAACAAGAAATTCAAAAGCTACAAAGCAAAGAGAACAAAGTTAAGGCTGAGCGCTTAGAGTCTAATAACTTAGTTACCAAAATGGAGAAGACTATTTATGACTGTCAGGGTAAAACACCTATGTGGGAAAAggag TTAAAATCCCTGAAACTCGAAGACCCAGGCATAGAAGGTATACCAGGCATTGAACCGATAGTTCCTCTGAAACGCCACACTCCTGAGGAGTTGGAAGACGCTGAGGTGGAAGAGTTGAGAAATAGGCTGACTGCGCAGAAGAACAGGATCGGGGATAAGAAGCCTAATTTACAGGCTATACAG GATTACAAAGCCAAGGAAGAATTGTACCTACGCAGAGCGGCCGAACTAGACGAGATAACGACAAGACGAAATGAAATGCGAGCACTTTACGATGAACTCAGAAAGAAGAGGACTACTGATTTCTTGCGTG GGTTCAACACAATCACAGCGAAGTTAAAGGAAATGTATCAAATGATCACATTGGGAGGTGACGCCGAATTAGAATTAGTGGATTCCTTAGATCCTTTCACTGAGGGTATTGTTTTCAG TGTCCGTCCTCCAAACAAATCTTGGAAGAACATATCAAACCTCTCTGGCGGTGAGAAGACATTGTCATCCTTAGCTCTCGTATTCGCGTTACATTACTACAAACCTACGCCATTATACGTTATGGATGAAATAGACGCGGCTTTGGACTTCAAAAACGTGTCTATTGTCGCTAATTATATTAAG GAACGCACCAAAAACGCCCAGTTCATCATAATCTCACTTCGATACAACATGTTTGAAGTATCCAACCGTCTCGTCGGTATTTATAAGACCGAAGATTGTACCAAATCTGTTACTATTGAAAACAAGATTCCTGATCCTTTGCCAAATGATATTGCAGTTTAA
- the LOC110379303 gene encoding pre-mRNA-splicing factor 38, translated as MANRTVKDAKSIRGTNPQYLIEKIIRSRIYDSKYWKEECFALTAELLVDKAMELRYVGGVHGGFIYPTPFLCLVLKMLQIQPEKDIVVEFIKNEEFKYVRALGAFYMRLTGSSVDCYKYLEPLYNDNRKLRRQNREGQFEIVHVDEFIDELLREERLCDVILPRIQKRHFLEENNELEPKVSALDDDLDEEMPSDEENVDTEVKENKREKERRGDRDRRRDRSRERDRREKDRKRDRSRSRDRDRRREREREREREKEREKEREKDRSREQREREKDRRDRDRHDVDRRRDRGRY; from the exons ATGGCGAACCGCACGGTAAAAGATGCGAAGTCAATACGAGGCACAAATCCCCAATATTTGATAGAAAAGATTATCAGATCCCGTATATACGACTCCAAATACTGGAAGGAAGAATGTTTCGCTTTAACTGCAGAATTGCTAGTCGACAAAGCTATGGAATTGCGATACGTCGGAGGCGTGCACGGCGGTTTCATTTATCCGACGCCGTTTTtgtgtttagttttaaaaatgttacagATCCAGCCTGAAAAGGATATTGTGGTTGAGTTCATAAAGAACGAAGAGTTTAAATATGTGCGTGCCTTGGGAGCATTTTACATGAGGCTCACAGGATCTTCGGTAGATTGTTACAAGTATTTGGAACCTCTTTACAATGACAATAGGAAGTTGAGGAGGCAAAACCGGGAAGGTCAGTTCGAGATTGTGCACGTAGATGAGTTTATAGACGAACTCCTTCGTGAAGAACGTCTGTGCGACGTGATACTGCCAAGAATACAGAAGCGCCACTTCTTAGAAGAGAATAATGAATTGGAGCCCAAAGTTTCGGCCCTTGATGACGATTTGGACGAAGAAATGCCGTCTGATGAAGAAAATGTCGACACTgaagtaaaagaaaacaaaagagaaaagGAGCGAAGGGGAGACAGAGATAGAAGGAGGGAccg GTCAAGGGAAAGAGACAGACGTGAAAAGGACCGTAAAAGGGACAGATCCCGCAGCAGAGACCGTGATCGCAGAAGAGAAAGGGAACGTGAACGTGAAAGGGAAAAGGAGAGGGAGAAAGAAAGAGAAAAAGATAGGTCTAGGGAACAGAGGGAGAGAGAGAAGGATAGGAGGGACAGAGATAGACATGATGTTGATAGAAGAAGAGATAGAGGTAGATACTGA